In the genome of Actinobacillus lignieresii, the window CATTTACCGGGACACGCACCGGGGCATATCGGTTTCTTTGATTTTGAAAACAAAATCGCTTTTAGCGGCGATGTGTTATTTAAAGACAGTATCGGACGAACGGATCTTTATATGGGCAGTTTAGACGTGCTACTCAACACGATTCGCACTAAAATGTTTGATTTGGATGACGATTTTATCGTGGTTGCCGGTCATGGTCCGCATACTACAATTGGGCGTGAGAAACAGCATAATCCGTTCTTAAAATAGTTTTATGGTTCGAGAATCGTAAACCATAATTGATTTAACTGATAAATGGCAGAATGATATTCTGCCATTTTTCGTTTAAATTTCCCTTCATTGAATTGTGTTTCTTGCAGATATATACGGAGAAACTCGGTCTGTTGCTGTTGGTTGATTGCAGGATTGGCACTGAAAAGCATCGCAATTTCCAATGCCGGATCCGATACGGCACTATATTCCCAATCAATTAGATACAAGCGGTTATTTTTTTCAATAAAATTCCCTAAATGTAGGTCGTGGTGGCAGATTGCCTGTGCAAAAGGTTGAATCGTTTGAAACGGGGAATGAAATCCCAATGCGGTTTGTTGCTGTTCGGAGAGTTTTCCCCATAAAAATTGACAACGCTCGGCAATATCGAGCTTAGGTAGTGATTCGTCAATTGGAACAAGATGTAGTTCGGCAAGCTGTTGCGCTAATTTATTTAGTAATGACGAACTGAAACGGTTAGGCGTATTACCTTCAATCCAAGTCA includes:
- a CDS encoding choline kinase family protein, translating into MNALDWLESQQQAVVFRQNLAGLTACSQQIQLASGERFVLRRQNERATAFGINYAQEAQILRYLTRLSFSPKVYYHNENSSLLTWIEGNTPNRFSSSLLNKLAQQLAELHLVPIDESLPKLDIAERCQFLWGKLSEQQQTALGFHSPFQTIQPFAQAICHHDLHLGNFIEKNNRLYLIDWEYSAVSDPALEIAMLFSANPAINQQQQTEFLRIYLQETQFNEGKFKRKMAEYHSAIYQLNQLWFTILEP